The following DNA comes from Streptomyces globosus.
TAGTCCGTCATCTCGGCGGCCGAGCGGGCCTGGCCCTCGAAGTGGTACTTGCCGTCCTTGTAGAACTCGGACGCGGCGACGTCGAGCGCGAGGGCGATCTGCTCGCCGGGGGTGTAGCCGGCCTGCTTGACCGCTTCGAGGATGAGGTCGAGGGCCTCGCGGTTGGAGCCGAGGTTGGGGGCGAAGCCGCCCTCGTCGCCCAGGCCGGTGGAGAGGCCCTTGTCCTTCAGGACCTTCTTGAGGGTGTGGTAGACCTCGGTGCCCCAGCGCAGGGCCTCGGAGAAGGACTCGGCGCCGATCGGCGCGATCATGAACTCCTGGATGTCCACGTTCGAGTCGGCGTGCGAGCCGCCGTTCAGGATGTTCATCATCGGAACGGGCAGAAGGTGCGCGTTCGGGCCGCCGAGGTAGCGGAACAGCGGGAGGTCGGAGGCCTCGGACGCGGCGTGCGCGACGGCGAGGGAGACGCCGAGGATGGCGTTGGCGCCCAGCGAGCCCTTGTTGTCGGTGGCGTCCAGGTCGAACATGGCCTGGTCGATCAGGCGCTGCTCGGTGGCGTCGTAGCCGACGAGCTCGGGGCCGATCTGCTCGATGACCGCGAGGACGGCCTTCTCGACGCCCTTGCCCATGTAGCGGTTCGGGTCGCCGTCGCGGAGCTCGATGGCCTCGAAGGCACCGGTGGAGGCGCCGGACGGAACGGCAGCACGGCCGGTGCTGCCGTCGTCGAGGCCCACCTCGACCTCGACCGTGGGGTTGCCTCGGGAGTCCAGGATTTCCCGGGCTACGACGACGTCGATGGACGGCACGAGCATCTCCTTCTGGGATGTGACGCTGGGTGTGCGGTGGCGTGTCGGACCGAAGGACCGGCCCTGCCGCCTAGAGCCTAACCGCAGCCGGGGGGTCGGCCCGCCGACCGCCCGGGTCGTGGGACGAAAAAGGGCCCGAATACCCCGCTTCCCGGACATACGCCCCCTGCTGACGGCGGCGTACGGGGGCGGGCACGCCACCGCCCGGCGCGAGGGGGGGTACGCGCCGGGCGGTGGGGATCAGGTGTTGCGGGAGCCCTCGGGTGAGGGTTCGCGCGGAGTTCAGGCGAGCTTCAGCTTCTGGCCGGGGAAGATCAGGTCGGCGTCGGAGACGATGTCCTTGTTGAGCTCGAAGAGCTTCTCCCAGCCGCCCTTGACGCCCTGGGCGTCGGCGATGGTGCCGAGGGTGTCGCCGGACTTCACCTCGTACGAGCCGTTGCCGGTCTTGACGACGGGGGCCTCGGCGCGCTCGGAGCGCGTGGTGGGGGCGGGCGTCTGCGCGCGCTGGGTCTGCTTCTTGACCTCGGTCTTCTGCGGCTGCGTCTTCTTGGTCTCGGTCTTCGGCGTCTGCTTGGGGGTCGTGTTGGTGGTCGAC
Coding sequences within:
- the eno gene encoding phosphopyruvate hydratase, with protein sequence MPSIDVVVAREILDSRGNPTVEVEVGLDDGSTGRAAVPSGASTGAFEAIELRDGDPNRYMGKGVEKAVLAVIEQIGPELVGYDATEQRLIDQAMFDLDATDNKGSLGANAILGVSLAVAHAASEASDLPLFRYLGGPNAHLLPVPMMNILNGGSHADSNVDIQEFMIAPIGAESFSEALRWGTEVYHTLKKVLKDKGLSTGLGDEGGFAPNLGSNREALDLILEAVKQAGYTPGEQIALALDVAASEFYKDGKYHFEGQARSAAEMTDYYAELVEAYPLVSIEDPLFEDDWAGWKTITEKLGAKVQLVGDDLFVTNPERLARGIEEGTANALLVKVNQIGSLTETLDAVELAQRNGFKCMMSHRSGETEDVTIADLAVATNCGQIKTGAPARSERVAKYNQLLRIEEILDDAAVYAGRSAFPRFKG